The DNA region AGTTTCTTGTCATAATCGCCATTTTTATGTTTTTGCTCTTCAAGAACTCCAAAAGCTCTTTTACACCGTCGAAGATAAAACTCTGCTGTATTCTCCTAATCTCGAGCTCTTCAAGAACTTTTTTCAGCTCATCAACATCCCTTCCCGTCTGCTCAGCTATCCTAAACAGGCTTTCATACATCGGCGTCAAATCGCTTACGACTTCTTTACTTATCCCTAACTGCAACAATCTCTCCTTAAGCTCTTCTTTTATCTGCTGGAAGTTTATGGGTGCTCCGATTAAAGTTCCGTCGAGATCGAATATGGCCAATCTAATGTCCATCTTCTTCACCTATGAGCTTTTTTAGTAGGCTTACTGCTTCCTTTAGGTTTCTAGCGTTGTAGTCCCCTTTAACCTTATCGCCGATTATTATCTTCACACTTTTTACTGGAAGCAAATCTGCTTCACTGTCCCCTATCAAAATAGCCTCTTCTTCTTTAGCTCCAAACTCTTCTAAAAGTTTCAGATAGCACTTTGTGTTGGGCTTCATATCTTCTAGAGCACACTCATCTCTTGTGAGCAGAGCATCAAAATAATCCTTAATCCCATGCTTTTCAAGGGCGTAAAGCACAGCTTTTCTGCAGTTGCCCGTTAAAAGTGCAATTTTAATATTATTCTGCCTTAGAAAATCTAACAACTCTCTGGCTCCTTCGATGAGGTAGCTCTTCTTCATACGCTCAAGCTCTATTTCCTCCGCCGCTCTCTCAACATCCTTTACATCTATGCCAAGCTTTTCTGCTACATTAAAAACACTCTTATATTCGTGCGTGAGCTCTTTAACAATTTTCCACAAATTCCTGCGCTTGAACTCTTCTTTTTTATGCTCTTTTACATCGTAGAATCCAACTTCACTCCCTACTAAAGTGTAGTCAAAATCTAGCACTACTAGCTTTATCATTGCTTTCACCGAAGGGTTTATTTAATGTCGTGCACTTTTTCTTTGAGGGTGTTATGGTGTTGATCCCATTACTTATAGGATTGTTGCTTTCCATCGTACTCACACCTTACATAGCTCAGCTAATGAAAAAAGCAGGGATAGTTGGTAGAGATATTCACAAGAAGGAGAGGCCAGAGGTTGCAGAAATGGGAGGATTGGCTATTTTAATCGCTTTAACTTTGGCTCTCATCCCTATTTTAAACGAAGCTCTTTCCAAAGCCCTTTTGGTCTTTCTCCTCTTTGGCTTGGTCGGCATTCTGGACGATCTAACGGTTTTAAAGCAGTCCCATAAGGTTGTGCTGTCGTTATTAGTTGCCATTCCAGTCATCTTAATTTCAACCGATGCTACGCTAAATCTCTTTGGTATTTCTATAAACCTCGGCTTAGCCTACTACATTTTTGCAGTGCTTTTCATCACGGGTTCCGCGAATTTAGTAAATATGCTTGCTGGATTTAATGGCTTGGAAGTAGGAACTTCGATGATAGCTTTACTATTCCTGGCACTGATTACTACGGGAGATGCTCGGCTTTTGGCATTAGCAGGTGTTGGGACCTCATTAGGCTTTTTATGGTGGAACAAATACCCAGCGAAGATTTTTCCAGGGGATGTGGGAACTCTGAGCTTGGGAGCCCTCATAGGCATGGTTGGTATTCTAGGAAAGGTCGAAGTTTTCACAGCAGTTTTATTAATTCCCCATGCAGTTGACTTTTTGCTCAAAATGAGGATACGCTTTAAAGGAAAAGCTAAAGGAAAAACAGAAGTCTTAGAGGATGGGACTTTAAAAGCTCCGCCCTATCTAAGTTTCCTAGGACTGATAATGAGAGCTAAGAGAGTAAAAGAGTGGCAGCTCGTGGCTATAGTTTGGCTGCTTGAATTTGCTCTGGGGATAGTGGTCTATCTCCTTCATCTATCACTTTAACCATTCCAAAGCCGAACCTCGTTTTGTCTCCAAACCCATTTTCATAGCCAAACTTTGCTATGTCTTTTGAGCCATAGTATCTAAACACCATAAGCGAACCTCTATAGTAAACATCCCGTACCCTTATGCGAACGGGTTTGTGCTTTATGACCTCTATAGTAAACTCCTTGTCCTCAGGCATCTCCCCCACGAGCTCTGAATAACGCATCAGCATTATCTTCCTTAGCTTCTCGTAGAACATCTTGTCGTTTGGATACAGATCCCATATTTTCATTTTGTTATCTTCAAGCTTTATTGTCCGCACCACTATGGGGCTAAGAGTTGATAAAAGCACTCCTTCCTTAAATTCGGGCTCTTTTAAGACTTTTATTCTTTCCACAAAGAACCTTATATCCTCTATCGTCAATATTGGATTATCCATGAATCCCTCGACTATTGATTTTATGACTTCAGGCATGAACGAGGAGACATAAAGGCACACATCGTCGGAGAGTATCTTAATGCCCTTGTCCGGAATCAGTTCTCTAGACCTCACCATAATTCTAGAAAAAGTGAAGTAATCCGAGGGAGTTGTTTTAGTAATTTCCGCCATTTCTGGAGAAGCAAGTTCAATTTTATTAATCAACTGACTGTAAACATCGTAATTGTAGTTAAAAGGCAGTATAGTTCCTTTATTCTCAGGGCGGAACTTGATTTCTATCCTCATATAACCAAACCCTCCTCACTAGCATTATATAATTAAAATGCTCATTATTAATAAACATTTCGTGGAAAATGATATTACAATGAGCGTGTATGAAATAAGAACCAAATATTTATAACATGAGTATCAATTTTAAAGCAGGCGAGTCACAATGAAGATGTTTTTAAGGATAGAGTTAAAAGCCCTTTTACCAAACTATATTATGGAGGTGTGAGAATGTCATTTGAGGATGACGTCAAATTTGAGAGGGAAGAAACTTACGATGATTACGTAATCTACTTAAAGCGTAGAATAAGGCAGCTTGAGCTCCAGGTGAGAACTCTTGAGGCAGATAAAGAGAGATTGGAGAGAGAACTTTCGCGTTTGAGGATGGAAATGTCCAGGATGAAGCAGCCTCCCGCATTTGCAGGGACACTAATAGAAATGCTCGATGATGAGAGAGCAATTGTTCAAAACTTCAATGGTCCACGCTTTGTTGTGAGAATAGCACCATGGATCGAGAGAGAAAAGTTAAAGCCCGGCTCAAGGGTGGCTTTAGACCAAAGAACGA from Palaeococcus pacificus DY20341 includes:
- a CDS encoding HAD family hydrolase, which translates into the protein MIKLVVLDFDYTLVGSEVGFYDVKEHKKEEFKRRNLWKIVKELTHEYKSVFNVAEKLGIDVKDVERAAEEIELERMKKSYLIEGARELLDFLRQNNIKIALLTGNCRKAVLYALEKHGIKDYFDALLTRDECALEDMKPNTKCYLKLLEEFGAKEEEAILIGDSEADLLPVKSVKIIIGDKVKGDYNARNLKEAVSLLKKLIGEEDGH
- the cas6 gene encoding CRISPR-associated endoribonuclease Cas6, with product MRIEIKFRPENKGTILPFNYNYDVYSQLINKIELASPEMAEITKTTPSDYFTFSRIMVRSRELIPDKGIKILSDDVCLYVSSFMPEVIKSIVEGFMDNPILTIEDIRFFVERIKVLKEPEFKEGVLLSTLSPIVVRTIKLEDNKMKIWDLYPNDKMFYEKLRKIMLMRYSELVGEMPEDKEFTIEVIKHKPVRIRVRDVYYRGSLMVFRYYGSKDIAKFGYENGFGDKTRFGFGMVKVIDEGDRPLSPEQIQAAKL
- a CDS encoding MraY family glycosyltransferase, which produces MVLIPLLIGLLLSIVLTPYIAQLMKKAGIVGRDIHKKERPEVAEMGGLAILIALTLALIPILNEALSKALLVFLLFGLVGILDDLTVLKQSHKVVLSLLVAIPVILISTDATLNLFGISINLGLAYYIFAVLFITGSANLVNMLAGFNGLEVGTSMIALLFLALITTGDARLLALAGVGTSLGFLWWNKYPAKIFPGDVGTLSLGALIGMVGILGKVEVFTAVLLIPHAVDFLLKMRIRFKGKAKGKTEVLEDGTLKAPPYLSFLGLIMRAKRVKEWQLVAIVWLLEFALGIVVYLLHLSL